The proteins below come from a single Oxobacter pfennigii genomic window:
- a CDS encoding GNAT family N-acetyltransferase — protein MLTGNKVLDNYEYNIRLLSGDDEIDVQALCERCSDFSELIEGRPPEKDAGYSILFDLPPDKELKDKYVFGVYKENGVLIAVIEIVKDYKSIGEWIIGLLMIDPNERGNGLGRKLHDLIKAWVSEEHGKALRIGVVEENHRGYKFWCEMGYVEADRVKRTYGNKEHTVIVMNSFLK, from the coding sequence ATGTTAACGGGAAATAAGGTACTAGATAATTATGAGTATAATATCAGACTATTGTCAGGCGATGATGAAATTGATGTACAAGCCCTGTGCGAAAGATGTTCAGACTTTTCGGAGTTAATTGAAGGTAGACCGCCCGAAAAAGATGCTGGGTACAGCATTCTATTTGATTTGCCACCTGACAAAGAGTTGAAAGATAAATATGTTTTCGGGGTTTATAAAGAGAATGGTGTTTTAATTGCAGTAATTGAAATAGTCAAAGATTATAAGAGCATTGGAGAATGGATAATAGGTTTACTGATGATTGATCCAAATGAAAGAGGAAACGGTTTGGGAAGAAAATTACATGATCTTATAAAAGCCTGGGTTTCAGAAGAACACGGCAAGGCATTAAGAATTGGGGTAGTAGAAGAGAATCACAGAGGATATAAGTTTTGGTGCGAAATGGGATATGTTGAAGCAGACAGGGTAAAAAGAACCTATGGAAATAAAGAACATACAGTTATTGTTATGAATTCATTTCTAAAGTAA
- a CDS encoding aspartate/glutamate racemase family protein codes for MKKKIGILGGISHTSTIKYYQTIMNLYYERFGNYYYPEIIIHSLDFQYFTDLENELKLQEYEDYIVYSIHCLENAGADFIIMAANSPHSVLSNVIKRACIPILSIVDAVGVEAQKKNLKKLLLTGIKYTMQSDFYKSGMRKYGIEVITPNDAEQNLINQIIFQELVLDNMLDKSRENFLEIINRYPADGVILGCTELPLLLDNKDTRIRLLNSLNLHCEMALNYALCDSSRT; via the coding sequence ATGAAGAAAAAAATAGGTATATTGGGTGGTATCAGCCATACATCTACAATCAAATACTATCAGACAATCATGAATCTTTACTATGAGAGATTTGGTAATTATTATTATCCTGAAATAATAATTCACAGCTTGGATTTTCAATATTTTACTGATTTAGAAAATGAATTAAAGCTTCAGGAATATGAGGATTATATTGTGTATTCTATTCATTGTCTGGAAAATGCAGGTGCTGATTTTATAATTATGGCGGCCAATTCACCTCATTCTGTATTGAGTAATGTAATAAAACGAGCATGTATTCCAATCTTAAGTATTGTAGATGCAGTGGGAGTGGAAGCGCAGAAGAAAAATTTGAAAAAACTTTTATTAACAGGAATAAAGTATACAATGCAGAGCGATTTTTATAAAAGCGGGATGCGGAAATATGGTATAGAAGTAATTACTCCTAATGATGCAGAGCAAAATCTGATAAATCAGATTATTTTCCAGGAACTTGTATTAGACAATATGTTAGATAAGTCAAGGGAAAATTTCTTAGAAATTATTAATAGATATCCGGCTGACGGAGTTATATTAGGCTGTACTGAATTACCGTTACTTCTGGACAACAAAGATACCAGAATACGATTATTAAATTCTTTGAACCTGCATTGCGAGATGGCGTTAAATTATGCATTATGCGATAGCTCGAGAACATGA